The following nucleotide sequence is from Aspergillus nidulans FGSC A4 chromosome I.
AGAGCTTGTCGGTTTCGGTATCGCGCTCCAAGTTGACGAGTTGCATAGTGTTGCGGGGCGACTCCAGGACGTCAATAACATGGCGCGCAGTGATGCCGTTTCTCTGACAGAACCTCTGCAAAATGTTGATACCTTTCGGAGTAAGTTGATATAAAGCGCCCTTCAGCGGAAACGTGTGCGAGTATTTCCCATCCACAGACTCAATGAAGCGAGCATCCACAAACCGCTGACATACCGATCGAGCCATTTCTTTCGCCATTGAGAAGGTAGTTGTTGTAGTAGTGGTTACAATGCGGGAGGGGTCTTTCGGGTCTGGCATCCGGTTCGATTGAGAGAATTTGAGGGAGCCCAGATTGTTAATGGCTTCCTCCGATGTGAAAGTGTGGTCATATTTCGTAAAGCGAACGCGATGCGAATCCAGTTTCAAGCTGACCATAAGAGTAGAGAAAAGATCCATGAAATCCTACGGAAGGGCACGATTGTCAGTTAATGTTCCCAACACAAGCGCTTCGTTTAAAAATGCAAGTCGCATTATTACCTTGGTGAAAGGACGATCATCCTCCGTCATGCGCAACAGCCTTGACGAGGTTTGATGCATTTTGGCGGGAGAAACAGGTATGTTCTCAGAGATGGGCGGTACAAGCTGGATGGTCTGGCGGCGCCGTTCTGCGGCAGGGTTGGGCTGCTCAGTGACCGCTGATAAAGGTTCGAACGGGGCAGAGCTCGATTGCTCGCTGCTGCCGCTACCGTCGGACAATGGCGGGGAGAGTGGAACAAAGCCTGAGATTTCGCCCACACTCAGTTGCGAAGCCTTGCGCGAATGCTTCTGTAGACTCCCGGATGAGGCGGACTGCCGGAGGGAGGAATTCGTGGTCGAGCCGATTGACGAGAGATTTGCGAGAGCGCTAGAAGTCTTTTCTCGAGCGAGAGCAGCAAAAGAGCGTCGATTCCGACGTGAAATGGAGCCGATAACCGAACCAGTAAAACTGGGTGTGGTTGTGGTGGCGGGGACGTCGGACGTGATAAGGGACGAGGTGGAGGTGAAAGACGGGAGGCCAAGGTCGACcggggaggaagacgaaggaaCAGCGACGacaaccgcagcagcagcagcagcagctgtagaaggaggaggggaagaagaagaagggacgGACTGAGGCTGATAATCAatgagagaagagggaggggatCCTTGGCTGAGGGGAGCGGTAGATATGGAAGTTGGCATTGAAGAGTGCAGGTCGGAGTGGGAGTGGGAGGCTAGGGCAGACTAAGTAAAATGAGAAAaaattaaaataaaataCAGTACGGGATGACGAAAATCAGACTAAACCAGAGGGgacgaaaaaaaaagggcagAAAATcggaggaggggagggggtgggaagggagaggatcaaagggagaagggaagggaagggagggtggaggtggatagGTAGGGAAATGAAACCTTCAGTCTTCAGACTCTTCACAGTTCACTCTTCATCGACTGCGGggtctggctctggttctcagcccaggctctggctctggatcTTGGGAATTCGGTCTTCTATTCTGTAcagagagagggagagggagaggagaagtATGCTGACAGCAGTACGGAGTAACTGTGAGTAATAATATTAACATCCTTACATCCCATCAGCCCATATTTGAGATAATAtttatcctcttcacttCCAGGGCCAGGGGTCAGGCTCACCTAGCAGAGGTGAAGAATTCGGCCTGTCATTCCCGACCCACCGGGCACGCGGACGGTTTCATGCACCAGCACAACGTGGGCCAAGAGCACTTAGGCAGATGTGGATGGATCGGCCTCTGGCGCGATCAAGGAACCTGGCCCTGCTGCAAGggtgttgctgttgcaaCTTTATCGGCGCATGTCTTTTTGCTCTGCTGAACAATGCGATCAAGGTTACCAGGAATCCTTTATTAGAGACTGTAAATCGTATTCCATGGTCTTTTCACCTTATTGGTGAAATTGAAAGATTCACCTTTGTTCTcagagaaagagggaacTGAAAAACCCTATGGGTATGGTGCTATGCTAGACGGACAAATACGGTAAATTACATTATCGGGGGCGACTAACGGGAGAAACTGTTCCCGTTCCTGATTGTTACCGGAAACAGCCACTCAGCCCACTTCCATCACCTTCTGGATGGCTTCGATCTTGCCTTACAATTAATTATCTCTGACAGAGGGCCTCCTTATTTAAATTGTCCATGATTTCTTGTACTGAGAAAAGCAGCTTTGGACCTGCGTCAGCAGCGTGGCCACCACaaccgccagcttctctaCGCACCTTCCATTTTAAGTAAGATCCTTCTGGGCCGCTGACCCATACACCATTCAACCAATCATCGAGATGTGAGAGCGGCTGCTTTCCGGTTGTGGATTAGTGGACTAGTAGTCCCATTCCCGAGTCCAGACCAAACAGCGCTTCAAGCAGGATTTGCGACGGTCCGTCTTTCAATTTTCTTGCGATGTGCGCCTATGATTACTGGAAGGCTACTTGGATGGACTGTGCCAGATGGATCTGTTGGTGGTGTTGTACTTATACGTACGACGTTATTTCCCTTGCTCCGACCGTAGCCGCCTTCCTGCCCACGTGGAATTCCACGCTGCGGCTTGGGAACCCTGGCGGATGGTGCTACCGAAGACGCGTGTCACGTGAATTACGCACTTAATGCAGATCTCAACTCTGGGAATCTGCCCTCGCGTGCCAAGAGAAGACCTAGAAGGCTTCCGCTCAGATACCTTGGGCTTGCACAGGCTCGAATCTCGCATTCCTCCCTCCTCGTGTTTCTTCCGTGGACTCCTAGTTTTGGCGGTAGCAAACAATCCCCAAAACCAGGTCTGCATTACAATACACTCAATAATGTTCATAGTTCGGGCCACACCTCCGCTAATCCACCTAGTGGATTCTAGCGTGGCTGAGCGGCTTCAGGGATCGAGCTCCTTGGAAGTTGGATAATTCATGATTTTCACCTTCCTTATTGTTAACTAGCGAGATCCATGCGGATCCACGTGGACACACGTGGACTCGTGGAGAGAAGCGGCCGTCATTCGGGCGCCTTGGCTTCGAGTCCGCCGTTTTGAAATCATCGTTGGAGCGGTATCTCGTGTTTTCCGTCCTTGTCATTGGCACAGAGTCTCCCTACGGACCGTCCTTTATCTCAATCTTACCTTGTGATTACAGAGATGTCGTAAGAGTAAGTGTCATTGCCCCAGGACTCTTACGATGACAGTGGGAACTAACTATTCTTGGAGATTTCCTCTCGGTAATAGCTCGGGCTCGCACGCCCTATCGTTATGGTGTTGTTCCCCGCAGCAAGGTATACAAGTATCCCTAGCCGTCACGCAAAGATTACGAGAGCCGCGCAGGCCGCGACAAGTCAGAAATCTCTGGTGGAGGAGACTCGATTTCTCTAATACGGATCAATGTTATCGCCGCAATTCTGGTTTGGACGTATCACTTCACCGCAAATGCTCCGCGCAATACGGCCTTCGGAGTACCTCGACCGTTCTCGGTCCTGGCAGCCAAAACAAGAGGAGCGGATGGAACACATGAGCATATAGACGGGGTACAGGATATCATTATCCTCGCTAAAGACCCTGCGCATCCCCAATAGTCCTCGGCGCTCTCCGTGGACTCCCTGGAAGCTGAGGCTCAAAGGTTGATCGGAGATTCAATTCATCAATTAAGGTTCAGCTTAGGAAAGCCATGCAAACAAGCTGGTGATGACAAATACGCGAGTCATGGCTAATAATAAACCAATTTTAGTGATTGCATCTTCTTGAATCCTTCGTCGGCATTTCGAACCTACTCTGGTGCCCACCTGGAGACGCAATCAGGGAGCGGTGAGCATCGACCCACGACCAGCGGCCCTTCTGGTCCACTTGCCTCGGAGCATTTGAACTAGTACAAAACGACCTCGGAATAGTGGCCTGTATTTTCCTCGAGGGAAGTTGGAACACAAGCAGCAGGCTTGTTTGCTTCCTGTTTGCTGGATGCGTAAGCTTTTGGACCCAATCAGGCACTGCTGCAGACATATCATTTCTGTGCAAGACTGTTCGTGCTTGTGGTTTTGTTTGACGAGTCGAGGCTAGCCTGGTCCGAACCCCAATCATTCGCAGTCACAACACGCCAGTAGTAAGCAGAAACTCAAAGCATGCCGATCACTGATCACCGCGCACTTGCACCGAAATATGTACAAGGGTTTCTGTCCTGTATTACCGTGGCCTCCCTGAACTTTGATAGCAAGCGCCGAAGGGTTGTTCGAGACTCCCAGCTTCATATCAAGTCAAGTCAAGTTTCTGCCGTGTTATGACGACTCTGCGAGTATCTTATGCTGTCAGAATCACGGCTGAGGCTAGTAGATACGTTGATTAGGACATATCCCCTTAGCTTACGCGAAACGACAAGTGCCGTCCTTTCTCCACATCCCCACGTTTATGGACACAGCATGCGTTGGCTCAAAGGGGGGAATAAGAAAGcacaagaaaaagaaaccgaaaaaagaaagaaaaaaatcgCCTGCGTCAGCTCCTTCTATGGTGA
It contains:
- the flbA gene encoding developmental regulator FlbA (transcript_id=CADANIAT00007140) codes for the protein MPTSISTAPLSQGSPPSSLIDYQPQSVPSSSSPPPSTAAAAAAAVVVAVPSSSSPVDLGLPSFTSTSSLITSDVPATTTTPSFTGSVIGSISRRNRRSFAALAREKTSSALANLSSIGSTTNSSLRQSASSGSLQKHSRKASQLSVGEISGFVPLSPPLSDGSGSSEQSSSAPFEPLSAVTEQPNPAAERRRQTIQLVPPISENIPVSPAKMHQTSSRLLRMTEDDRPFTKDFMDLFSTLMVSLKLDSHRVRFTKYDHTFTSEEAINNLGSLKFSQSNRMPDPKDPSRIVTTTTTTTFSMAKEMARSVCQRFVDARFIESVDGKYSHTFPLKGALYQLTPKGINILQRFCQRNGITARHVIDVLESPRNTMQLVNLERDTETDKLSHDRATIEVIFRRFAGQDGPNVKSSVSSSDSDSLSDYSNGLVGVKMARERKVGDKICANTFTGKAAVDWLMDCSTTIEPRETVLIAELFVKYGLITVLQEDRSMPQVENSLVAFQPSKNAIYAITERGQRVCGWLARDKPRDTTTYDSRGIPRDSNNARLNHILQDPALRLLFREFLRFSLCEENLSFYIDVSEFTTQYHKFDKVGHFKKPDAVRETLAAAYGLYNAFLAPGSPCELNIDHALRNSLASRMTKAVGDDDSMLKSLQEVVQLFEMAQTSVFKLMSSDSVPKFLRDPKYSAILQEHDVDDLIGGGRSYSPTPGNVPERSMSRSQRS